One window of Planktothrix serta PCC 8927 genomic DNA carries:
- a CDS encoding PP2C family protein-serine/threonine phosphatase, protein MFKILVIDDDVAILELLKRTLKKQGYDVTVANNGEEGIEQAKQLRPALIICDWIMPKLTGIEVCRQVKATSELSTTQFFLLTSLGSVSDRVTGLDAGADDFISKPIEMNELYARVRAGLRLHQLSQDLQTQKERIEAELAEAAEYVRSLLPEPLTEPVKIDTKFIPSRQLGGDSFDYYWLDSDHLSIYLLDTSGHGLRAALPSVSVLNLLRSRAIPNIDYYQPSNVLKALNSTFQMTYQNDKYFTIWYGVYNHSTRQLLYSSAGHPPAILLTGKDPKDLKIEQLKTRGMPVGMFLEAEYIDATHDIEEFSNLYIFSDGVYEINQPDNTMLGLDGLISILTEYNYLESNTLEEVLNTVKKFNSNNPFDDDFSLLKVSFT, encoded by the coding sequence ATGTTTAAAATTCTGGTTATCGATGATGATGTTGCCATTTTAGAACTACTCAAAAGAACGCTGAAAAAACAGGGTTATGATGTCACAGTGGCAAATAATGGTGAAGAAGGCATAGAACAGGCTAAACAACTACGTCCGGCATTGATTATTTGTGATTGGATCATGCCCAAGTTAACGGGGATTGAGGTCTGTCGTCAAGTTAAAGCGACTTCAGAATTATCAACAACACAATTTTTCTTATTAACTTCTCTGGGTTCAGTTTCCGATCGGGTGACGGGGTTGGATGCGGGGGCTGATGATTTTATTTCTAAACCGATTGAAATGAATGAACTCTATGCTAGAGTTCGCGCGGGATTAAGATTACATCAACTCAGTCAAGATTTACAAACCCAAAAAGAACGCATTGAAGCCGAATTAGCCGAAGCCGCCGAATATGTGCGATCGCTACTTCCTGAACCTTTAACTGAACCTGTAAAAATCGATACTAAATTTATTCCCTCTCGTCAATTAGGAGGAGACTCCTTTGACTATTACTGGCTAGATTCCGATCATTTATCAATTTATTTATTAGATACATCAGGACATGGCTTAAGGGCTGCTCTCCCTTCGGTTTCTGTGCTTAATCTGCTCCGATCTAGAGCGATCCCTAATATTGATTATTATCAACCCAGCAACGTTTTAAAAGCCCTCAATTCTACCTTTCAAATGACCTACCAAAATGATAAATATTTTACAATTTGGTATGGAGTTTATAATCATTCTACTCGACAATTATTGTATTCTAGTGCAGGCCATCCTCCCGCTATTTTATTAACTGGTAAAGATCCCAAAGATCTTAAAATTGAACAATTAAAAACACGAGGAATGCCTGTGGGAATGTTTTTAGAAGCTGAATATATTGATGCAACCCACGATATTGAAGAATTTAGTAATCTTTATATTTTTAGTGATGGAGTTTATGAAATCAATCAGCCTGATAACACGATGTTAGGCTTAGATGGGTTAATTTCAATTTTAACAGAATACAATTATTTAGAATCGAATACTTTAGAAGAAGTCCTAAATACCGTTAAAAAATTTAACTCTAATAATCCCTTTGATGATGACTTTTCTTTACTGAAAGTTAGCTTTACTTAA
- a CDS encoding ATP-binding protein — MSLPQTTQFQVPSSLDTLANVLSWFDQLYQSFIPKSAWIRCQLALAEGFTNAVRHAHKGRSSDLYIDLEVTILERQLEIRIWDFGEPFDLVKKIKDILAKTKDKPTDINSLSCGGGGRGLLLMYDIADYLSYEQGEDGRNCLLIIKQF, encoded by the coding sequence TTGTCACTACCCCAAACGACTCAATTTCAAGTTCCTTCTAGTCTAGATACCCTAGCTAATGTCTTGTCGTGGTTTGATCAACTGTATCAGTCCTTTATTCCTAAATCTGCTTGGATACGCTGTCAGTTAGCTTTGGCAGAGGGATTTACCAATGCCGTTCGTCACGCTCATAAAGGACGTTCTTCCGATTTATATATTGATTTAGAAGTCACTATTTTAGAGCGACAACTTGAAATTCGGATTTGGGATTTTGGCGAACCTTTTGATTTAGTGAAGAAAATCAAGGATATACTGGCAAAAACGAAGGATAAGCCAACAGATATTAATTCTCTTTCCTGTGGGGGAGGGGGTAGAGGCTTATTGTTAATGTACGATATTGCCGATTATTTAAGTTATGAACAGGGGGAAGATGGACGCAATTGTCTATTAATTATTAAGCAATTTTGA
- a CDS encoding serine/threonine-protein kinase — protein MSYCVNPACPQPENVDDALKCKACGSKLLLRNRYQVNQPLGKGGFGATFLAQDISLPGRPNCVVKQLRPSATSARILEMARELFQREAKTLGKIGDHPQIPRLIDYFVGGKQFYLVQEYIDGYTLKQEVKEKGIFNEAQAKKFLQEILPLLNYIHSQEVIHRDIKPANILRRQIDQNLVLIDFGAVKDQVNQATMMGTGQTAFTNFAIGTSGFAPPEQMALRPVYASDIYAVGMTCVYLMTGKSPNAFESNPVTGEILWLPHLDISDSFTSILQRMLEFSVQYRYQSAQDVLRALDSESSYGMLADGMVMQQKSNSTPNPKSTNPTQEATFLNEPNTALSLPLQHQAAQIRARNQRLAKKKRPNFVGDTELYDQTSVTSGLSATQGAPVTMMYDSIPNSKVSSPPPSAPKWNENTLKTAYVKGRRDFADCELTGLNLQNFEGSGANFYESRLSNTNFQGADLTEANFGRARLTNVNLRNSTLVKAYLSNANLEGSDLRGANLRNACLNRSNLRGVNLCGANLTNAIVTDEQLAMAKLNWRTIRPNGKRKWWF, from the coding sequence ATGAGCTACTGTGTCAATCCAGCCTGCCCTCAACCCGAAAATGTAGATGATGCCCTCAAGTGCAAGGCTTGTGGTTCAAAATTGCTGTTGAGAAATCGATACCAAGTCAATCAACCTTTGGGCAAAGGGGGGTTTGGAGCAACATTTCTGGCTCAGGATATCTCCTTACCCGGACGTCCTAATTGTGTGGTCAAACAACTGCGTCCTTCTGCCACCTCAGCCCGAATTTTAGAAATGGCGCGAGAGTTATTTCAACGGGAAGCAAAAACCCTCGGTAAAATTGGTGATCATCCCCAAATTCCTCGCCTAATTGATTATTTTGTTGGGGGAAAACAATTTTATCTGGTGCAAGAATATATTGATGGTTATACTTTAAAACAAGAAGTCAAAGAAAAAGGAATTTTTAACGAGGCACAAGCTAAAAAATTTCTTCAGGAAATTTTACCCCTATTAAATTATATTCATAGTCAAGAAGTTATTCATCGAGATATTAAACCTGCTAATATTTTACGACGACAAATTGATCAAAATCTGGTTTTAATTGACTTTGGAGCGGTGAAGGATCAAGTCAATCAAGCAACTATGATGGGAACGGGACAAACGGCTTTTACTAATTTTGCTATTGGCACATCAGGGTTTGCTCCTCCTGAACAAATGGCGTTACGTCCGGTTTATGCCAGTGATATTTATGCGGTGGGGATGACCTGTGTTTATTTAATGACTGGGAAGTCTCCCAATGCCTTTGAAAGTAATCCAGTGACGGGGGAAATTTTATGGCTACCCCATTTGGATATAAGTGATTCCTTTACCAGTATATTGCAACGGATGTTGGAGTTTTCTGTGCAATATCGATATCAATCGGCGCAAGATGTTCTGCGAGCATTAGATTCAGAATCCAGTTATGGAATGCTCGCAGATGGAATGGTGATGCAACAAAAGTCTAACTCAACTCCTAACCCCAAATCAACAAACCCGACTCAAGAAGCCACTTTCTTGAATGAACCGAATACGGCTTTGAGTTTACCTTTACAGCATCAGGCTGCACAAATTCGCGCTAGAAATCAACGGTTAGCGAAGAAAAAAAGACCCAATTTTGTCGGGGATACGGAGCTTTATGATCAAACATCTGTTACGAGTGGATTAAGTGCAACTCAAGGCGCACCCGTTACTATGATGTATGATTCAATTCCCAACAGTAAAGTTTCTTCTCCTCCACCTTCAGCACCTAAATGGAATGAAAATACATTAAAGACTGCTTATGTAAAAGGAAGACGGGATTTTGCCGACTGTGAATTAACGGGTTTGAATTTACAAAACTTTGAGGGTTCGGGAGCAAATTTTTATGAATCCCGTTTAAGTAATACCAATTTTCAAGGGGCAGATTTAACCGAGGCAAATTTTGGTCGGGCTAGATTAACGAATGTCAATCTACGGAATTCAACATTAGTCAAAGCGTATTTAAGTAACGCTAATTTAGAAGGATCAGATCTTCGGGGAGCAAATCTGAGAAATGCTTGTTTAAATCGGTCTAATTTGCGGGGTGTTAATCTCTGTGGTGCCAATCTAACTAATGCCATTGTTACCGATGAACAATTAGCCATGGCTAAACTGAATTGGCGCACGATTAGACCTAATGGAAAACGAAAATGGTGGTTTTGA
- the pheT gene encoding phenylalanine--tRNA ligase subunit beta — MRISLNWLRELVDIQMTPQELAETLTVAGFEVEDIEDWRSWADGVVLGKILQAEQHPNADKLRVCQVDIGGSEPVNIVCGAPNAAAGMVVAVATLGTHLPKINLTLKKTKLRGVPSEGMICSLAELGLEKDSSGIHSFDLENPALGSDIRPLLGLDDVILDVTATANRADGLSMVGIAREIAALTGANLRIPEATGVLIEQPDQSQLLSIEIADKQACPIYIGTIIEGVKIAPSPDWLQRRLQAAGVRPINNVVDVTNYILLEWGQPLHAFDLDRLKQVTSSPDLTLGVRFAQPDESIKTLDGQTRKLQEQNLLITANNYPVALAGVMGGEETEVFAQTQNLLLEAAIFAPIAIRRSARAQGLRSESSTRYERGVNQAELALACRRAIVLLKELASGTPTRQQTDSSGIELQIPEITLRLDRINAILGQLKRGQGTAAESYLLPEEVEGILTALGCGLAGDKNSDSVVWQVTIPPYRYRDLEREIDLIEEVARLYGYDNFCETLPSQGVSGYLPLEQLATRQIRAAFRGEGLTELMHYSLVKTEGDNQVVLDNPLFVEYSALRTEMLTGLIDAFVYNLENGNGPLNGFEIGRIFWKEGDEYKEQDALAGIMGGDRSFGRWVRSGQDQPMTWFEAKGILEAVFQRLNLTVEYKPESTIKLLHPGRTASLWLQGKRLGIFGQLHPQLCQKQDLPNQVYGFEFQLSVLLEAMNRASNLVRKFKPFSTFPASDRDIAFFVPVEVPVADLQRCITKAAGNLLESVEVFDEYRGKNVPEGQRSLAFRLVYRVSDRTLTDTDIDPFQQKVRDALVQQFNVNLRS; from the coding sequence ATGCGTATCTCTTTAAATTGGTTGCGAGAACTGGTGGATATCCAGATGACCCCCCAAGAGTTGGCAGAAACCCTCACTGTGGCGGGGTTTGAAGTAGAAGATATTGAAGATTGGCGTTCCTGGGCCGATGGGGTTGTCCTGGGAAAAATTCTCCAAGCTGAACAACACCCGAATGCCGATAAATTAAGAGTTTGTCAAGTGGATATTGGGGGTTCTGAACCTGTCAATATTGTTTGTGGCGCACCCAATGCAGCAGCCGGAATGGTGGTGGCTGTGGCCACTTTGGGAACTCATCTGCCGAAAATTAATTTAACGCTGAAAAAAACAAAATTGCGGGGCGTTCCTTCAGAAGGGATGATTTGTTCCTTAGCGGAATTAGGCTTAGAAAAAGACTCATCGGGAATTCATAGTTTTGACCTGGAAAATCCGGCATTAGGCAGTGATATTAGACCGTTATTAGGGTTAGATGATGTAATTTTAGATGTGACGGCAACCGCTAACCGGGCAGATGGTTTAAGTATGGTGGGAATTGCGCGTGAAATTGCGGCTTTAACCGGGGCAAATTTAAGAATTCCTGAAGCTACAGGGGTGTTAATTGAACAGCCAGATCAGTCTCAATTGTTATCCATTGAAATTGCTGATAAACAAGCTTGTCCAATCTATATTGGCACAATTATTGAAGGAGTAAAGATTGCCCCTTCTCCTGATTGGTTACAACGACGATTACAAGCGGCAGGTGTTCGTCCGATTAATAATGTTGTTGATGTCACGAATTATATTTTACTCGAATGGGGACAACCGCTTCATGCCTTTGATTTAGATCGTCTTAAACAAGTTACATCTTCTCCAGATTTAACCCTCGGTGTGCGCTTTGCTCAACCGGATGAATCGATTAAAACCTTAGATGGTCAAACCCGGAAATTACAAGAGCAAAATCTGTTAATTACAGCTAATAATTATCCCGTTGCTTTAGCCGGAGTCATGGGAGGGGAAGAAACAGAAGTTTTTGCACAAACCCAAAATTTACTGTTAGAAGCGGCTATTTTTGCCCCCATCGCTATTCGTCGTTCTGCAAGAGCGCAAGGGTTACGAAGTGAGTCGTCTACTCGTTATGAACGAGGGGTAAATCAGGCAGAATTAGCGTTAGCTTGTCGGCGGGCTATTGTATTATTAAAAGAGTTAGCCTCTGGCACTCCAACTCGTCAACAAACCGATAGTAGTGGCATAGAATTACAGATTCCTGAAATCACTTTAAGATTAGATCGAATTAATGCTATTTTAGGACAACTCAAACGCGGACAAGGAACCGCAGCCGAATCCTATTTATTACCGGAAGAAGTGGAAGGAATTCTTACCGCTTTGGGTTGTGGATTAGCTGGAGATAAAAATAGTGATTCTGTTGTTTGGCAAGTAACTATTCCCCCCTATCGTTACCGAGATTTAGAACGGGAAATTGATTTAATCGAAGAAGTTGCCCGTCTTTACGGATACGATAATTTCTGTGAAACTTTACCCAGTCAAGGAGTATCCGGTTATCTCCCCTTAGAACAGTTAGCAACTCGACAAATTCGAGCCGCGTTTCGAGGGGAAGGATTAACCGAATTAATGCACTATTCTTTAGTCAAAACAGAGGGGGATAATCAAGTTGTTTTAGATAATCCGTTGTTTGTGGAATATTCGGCATTACGCACTGAAATGTTAACGGGTTTAATTGATGCCTTTGTTTATAATTTAGAAAATGGAAATGGGCCGTTAAATGGCTTTGAAATCGGTCGAATTTTCTGGAAAGAAGGGGATGAATACAAAGAACAAGATGCCTTAGCGGGTATTATGGGAGGCGATCGCAGTTTTGGGCGTTGGGTTCGCAGTGGTCAAGATCAACCGATGACTTGGTTTGAAGCTAAAGGGATTTTAGAAGCGGTATTTCAACGTTTAAATTTAACCGTTGAATATAAACCAGAATCGACAATAAAACTATTACACCCCGGACGCACGGCTTCCTTATGGTTACAAGGAAAACGCTTAGGAATTTTCGGACAACTGCATCCTCAACTGTGTCAAAAACAGGACTTACCGAATCAAGTTTATGGGTTTGAATTTCAATTATCGGTATTATTAGAAGCGATGAACCGTGCTTCTAATTTAGTCCGTAAATTTAAACCTTTTTCGACTTTCCCGGCTTCCGATCGAGATATTGCCTTTTTTGTCCCTGTTGAAGTTCCTGTCGCCGACCTACAACGCTGTATTACTAAAGCCGCAGGAAATTTATTAGAATCGGTAGAAGTCTTTGATGAATATCGGGGTAAAAATGTACCGGAAGGTCAGCGCAGTCTGGCGTTTCGTTTAGTTTATCGGGTGAGCGATCGCACGTTAACGGATACAGATATTGACCCTTTTCAACAAAAAGTCCGAGATGCTTTAGTTCAACAATTTAACGTTAATCTCAGAAGTTAG
- a CDS encoding YciI family protein — protein MPKYIMFGTYCEDVLKKREPYRAAHLEGLKQQKESGVLLTIGPTQDVTQVFGIYEAEDEATVRQLIESDPYWQNGIWTEYDVKAWIQVY, from the coding sequence ATGCCAAAATATATAATGTTTGGAACCTATTGTGAGGATGTTCTGAAAAAACGGGAACCCTATCGCGCAGCGCATTTGGAAGGATTAAAACAACAAAAAGAATCGGGCGTTTTATTAACAATTGGCCCGACTCAGGATGTCACACAGGTATTTGGAATTTATGAAGCGGAAGATGAAGCCACGGTACGTCAGTTAATCGAGTCTGATCCCTATTGGCAAAATGGGATTTGGACAGAATATGATGTCAAAGCCTGGATACAAGTTTATTAG
- a CDS encoding exosortase-dependent surface protein XDP2 encodes MKTRLFTTLISTLALTGICATSAQAFTFKTNYTTDANKWKGDIYLDSVEFGDKVHTDLALVNQANILQNDLWKGGDTGAASADKADFATVGLVEGNLTNAGAVQALGNRYLSSIIDTEEYGKFSMDIFFDQPVNNILAWERMNSDTSLMDIIALDADGKTIGNLLTLGKGAFGWAEAGYSLDTTEINNTQKVGSVGVSLADLGIGGKSIAGLRVSSKGAGYFGPDFKVVGVSVPEPTTVLGLGLVGAALAMSRRKKAQ; translated from the coding sequence ATGAAAACTAGATTATTCACAACCTTAATCTCAACCTTAGCTTTAACCGGTATTTGCGCTACATCTGCTCAAGCATTTACCTTCAAAACCAACTACACCACCGATGCCAACAAGTGGAAAGGTGACATTTACCTAGATTCCGTAGAATTTGGTGACAAGGTTCACACAGATTTGGCCCTAGTGAATCAAGCGAATATTCTCCAAAACGATCTCTGGAAAGGTGGAGATACCGGAGCCGCGAGTGCCGATAAAGCCGACTTCGCAACTGTCGGTCTAGTCGAAGGAAACTTAACCAATGCGGGTGCAGTCCAAGCCCTAGGAAACCGTTACCTCAGCAGTATTATTGATACTGAGGAATATGGCAAATTCAGCATGGATATCTTCTTTGACCAACCGGTTAATAATATCCTGGCTTGGGAACGGATGAATTCTGACACTAGCTTGATGGATATTATTGCCCTAGATGCAGATGGGAAAACCATTGGTAACTTGCTAACTTTAGGTAAAGGAGCCTTTGGGTGGGCAGAAGCTGGATACAGCTTAGATACTACAGAAATCAATAACACTCAAAAAGTTGGGTCTGTGGGTGTGAGTTTAGCTGACTTAGGAATTGGTGGTAAGTCTATTGCTGGACTACGGGTTTCTAGTAAAGGTGCGGGTTATTTTGGCCCAGACTTTAAAGTGGTGGGTGTGTCTGTTCCTGAACCCACAACAGTTTTAGGTTTAGGTTTAGTCGGTGCTGCTTTAGCAATGTCTCGTCGCAAAAAAGCTCAATAA
- a CDS encoding HAD hydrolase-like protein — protein MNQIIIFDFDGTLADTLDAVVRITNRLSGEFGYLPTNPETLGQIQNLSSWQIIQQSGISVFKLPFFLKRVLSELHQDVELIHLFPTIPEILRQLQEQNYTLYIITSNSKINVSTILSRYDLVNTFKNIYSGISLFGKYKIINQLLAQEKIEPQQAIYIGDETRDINAAKQSKIKSIAVSWGYNSAEILAQHHPDALIAHPSELIAAIKNVSMLTVNC, from the coding sequence ATGAATCAAATTATCATTTTTGACTTTGACGGAACTTTAGCCGATACCTTAGATGCAGTGGTTAGAATTACTAATCGCTTATCGGGGGAATTTGGCTATTTACCAACTAACCCTGAAACCCTTGGCCAAATTCAAAATTTAAGCTCTTGGCAGATTATTCAACAATCAGGGATTTCCGTATTTAAACTACCTTTCTTCCTGAAGCGAGTGCTTTCTGAATTACATCAGGATGTAGAACTAATTCATTTATTCCCGACAATTCCTGAGATTCTGCGACAATTACAGGAACAAAATTATACCCTTTATATTATCACCTCTAACTCCAAGATCAATGTGAGTACGATCTTATCCCGTTATGATTTAGTCAATACCTTCAAAAATATCTATTCTGGAATCAGCCTGTTTGGAAAATATAAAATTATTAATCAATTATTGGCTCAGGAAAAAATAGAACCCCAACAAGCTATTTATATTGGGGATGAAACCAGAGATATTAATGCAGCTAAACAATCTAAAATTAAAAGTATTGCCGTCAGTTGGGGATATAATTCCGCCGAAATTTTAGCACAACATCACCCCGATGCTTTAATTGCTCATCCTTCAGAACTTATTGCTGCTATTAAGAATGTATCAATGTTGACTGTTAACTGTTGA
- a CDS encoding SWIM zinc finger family protein — MVDYTMEANKEWWSQQWLDLLDKYRFKKRLERARNYARQGNVLNIEFKDQKVLAQVQGTQPEPYTVALWLDIFSDEEWNYIIATLSQRAIFSAKLLAGEMPQDIEDVFAANGLRLFPFSLDNVHSECSCPDKANPCKHIGAVYYMLGDRFSEDPFVLFQLRGKTQKQIINTLRQLRGQSEDEIKTATAEEITVKSDSNSPKLDQFWNYSEQLDSALVVITPPPSSETVLDVLGPIPLAPITITSTNRSASSATDIVMQYLETVYKNVSQQAVLVGLNRE; from the coding sequence ATGGTAGATTATACAATGGAAGCGAACAAAGAATGGTGGTCACAACAATGGTTAGATTTATTAGATAAATATCGGTTTAAAAAACGATTGGAACGCGCTAGAAATTATGCCAGACAAGGGAATGTTTTAAACATTGAATTTAAAGATCAAAAAGTTTTAGCTCAGGTTCAGGGAACGCAACCGGAACCCTACACTGTTGCTTTATGGTTAGATATCTTTAGTGATGAAGAATGGAATTATATTATCGCAACTCTATCGCAACGGGCGATTTTTAGTGCTAAATTATTAGCAGGAGAAATGCCCCAGGATATTGAAGATGTATTTGCCGCCAATGGGTTAAGATTGTTTCCCTTTTCCTTGGATAATGTTCATTCTGAATGTAGTTGTCCAGACAAAGCGAACCCCTGTAAACATATTGGTGCGGTTTATTATATGTTAGGCGATCGCTTTAGTGAAGATCCGTTTGTTTTATTTCAACTTCGGGGAAAAACACAGAAACAAATTATCAACACTTTACGTCAATTGCGAGGTCAAAGTGAAGATGAAATTAAGACTGCAACCGCAGAAGAAATTACAGTAAAATCTGACTCTAATTCTCCTAAACTCGATCAATTTTGGAATTACTCTGAACAGCTAGATTCTGCTTTAGTTGTGATTACGCCACCGCCCAGTAGTGAAACAGTGCTGGATGTTTTAGGCCCTATTCCATTAGCACCAATTACCATAACTTCTACAAACCGTTCGGCTTCATCCGCCACCGATATTGTGATGCAATATTTAGAAACAGTGTACAAAAATGTAAGTCAACAAGCCGTTTTAGTGGGTTTAAACCGGGAATAA